The Chryseobacterium sp. JV274 sequence CAAAAGTGTTTCACAAAGGAATAGAAAAATGTACAACACCTTGTACTGCTAAAATTCCAAGAGCTTTGGGTAAGCAGATGGTAGCATTTGAAAAAGAAGGATTTGAGAAGAAAGAAGTTAAGCTGACTAAGAACTTTAATGCAGTAACTTTACTTAATATTATTCTGGGTGGTGCAATAGGAGTTGGTATTGATGCAGCCACGGGTTCCCTGACCAAATATTCTCCAAAAAAATATGATGTTGAGCTGGAAGCTAAACCATAATTGGATAAAAATATAAAAGGAAAAAGGCAAATTTGCAGTTAGCAGATTTGCCTTTTTTATGTTTACTTCAAAATCTCTTTCAGGAACATCAGGGTGTGGTTCCATGCTCTTTTCGCCATAGTTTCATTATAATCCGGTGATTTTGGATCTGTGAAAGTGTGTTTTGAGTGGGCGTAAGTGATAATTTGCCAGTCGGCATTTCCTTCATTCATCTCTTTGATGAGGTTATTGTAATCATCTGGAGTTACACCTCTGTCATCAGCTGGATTTTCAACCAGTATTTTAGCAGTTAATACTTCATTTTTTCTGTTCTGATCTCTCCCCAGACTTCCATGGATAGAAACTACTCCTGCAACAGGCAGATGTCCTCTGGCTGATTCTAATGCTCCGGTACCACCAAAGCAATAGCCAATAACAGCTGTTTTGTCAGAAATTGCTCCGTTTTTCTTCAGCTGTTCCAAAGCCAGTGAAATTCTTTTCTGGTATTCGTTATAATTCTGTTTGTAGTATCCTGAACTTTTAGCAGCAGATTCATTATCTGCAGGAATTTTTCCTTCACCATAAATATCAGCGATAAAAGCGATGTAACCTTGCTTTTCTAGTTCAAGAGCGGCTGTTTTAGCTTCTTCATCAATCCCTTTCCAGGCTGGGAGAATAAGAACTCCCGGAAGTTTCTTTCCTGCATTGGAGGTAATTAAGCCATTCAGTTTCTGTGCTCCGTCCTGATAGGAAACTGTTTTAAGTTTCTGACTGAAAAGGGTTCCTGAAGCCATAATCATTGTAGTTAATAAGATGGAACGTATCATATTATTTTATTTTGTAATTTTTTGAAATCCTCAACTAAATTAATGAAAATAACTTATTGCGGAGTATTGTTTCTCTGAAGTTCCCACTTCTTATTTTTATATTCATATATTACACTGTTTTGATTATAGCTTGCTTTAATTTTATAAGGAGTAATAAAATCTAATAAGATGTTAATTGGGAATTCAGTGGTGCTTGCCTGTTTGCCTTTTATCTTTATTTTGTAGGATTCCGGATCATAGTATTTTATAAGATAATCGAAATTTTTATTACCGATTATTTTGCGATATGCATTAATACTTTCAGGGATAATAGATGTTGACAAATAGATATCCATACCATATTTTGTACGGGCATATTCAAGGACGTTTTTATTCCAAAATCTGATGATCAGAAAATTATATCCGGGAGAAATACCCTCATCAGGCGTATCAATATCAATGTAAGACTTTTTGTCTATGTATTGAATATGGAAAAAAGCTTTTCGGCCAGCAAGATCTTTTTTAGATATTGTTTGTACAAGATCATCTAAAACTCTCTTGTTGATCATGTTGTAAATACCTTCAATATTTTTAACATT is a genomic window containing:
- a CDS encoding dienelactone hydrolase family protein; the encoded protein is MIRSILLTTMIMASGTLFSQKLKTVSYQDGAQKLNGLITSNAGKKLPGVLILPAWKGIDEEAKTAALELEKQGYIAFIADIYGEGKIPADNESAAKSSGYYKQNYNEYQKRISLALEQLKKNGAISDKTAVIGYCFGGTGALESARGHLPVAGVVSIHGSLGRDQNRKNEVLTAKILVENPADDRGVTPDDYNNLIKEMNEGNADWQIITYAHSKHTFTDPKSPDYNETMAKRAWNHTLMFLKEILK
- a CDS encoding PEGA domain-containing protein; this encodes MKNKLSIVLMLGIAFSTTSCATIFTGTQDSIAFSSNPEGAKVFHKGIEKCTTPCTAKIPRALGKQMVAFEKEGFEKKEVKLTKNFNAVTLLNIILGGAIGVGIDAATGSLTKYSPKKYDVELEAKP